Proteins from a genomic interval of Piscinibacter sp. HJYY11:
- the pdeM gene encoding ligase-associated DNA damage response endonuclease PdeM, translating into MRGHLSLDIAGETLWLLPERALWWPARRMLFIADLHLGKAAAFRAQGHPVPAGTTRGNLERLSALLRRHQPDELVVLGDFLHAPEAVTPSVEAALADWRTEFPLLRATLVRGNHDRRAGDPPAAAGVTVVDEPWRIGPWAACHHPQAVAGALALVGHVHPSVRLYGRGRDRLRLPCFVLDSRQLLLPAFGEFTGGWEVEAADEQQVFVVGDGGVWKLP; encoded by the coding sequence ATGAGAGGGCACCTGAGCCTCGACATCGCCGGCGAAACGCTCTGGCTGCTGCCCGAGCGTGCGCTGTGGTGGCCCGCGCGGCGCATGCTCTTCATCGCCGACCTGCACCTGGGCAAGGCGGCCGCGTTTCGTGCCCAGGGCCACCCGGTGCCGGCCGGCACCACGCGGGGCAACCTCGAACGGCTCTCGGCCTTGTTGCGCCGGCACCAGCCCGACGAGCTGGTGGTGCTGGGCGACTTTCTCCATGCGCCTGAAGCCGTGACGCCGTCGGTCGAGGCCGCGCTTGCCGACTGGCGCACCGAATTCCCCCTGCTGCGCGCGACGCTCGTGCGCGGCAACCACGACCGCCGCGCCGGCGACCCGCCCGCCGCGGCCGGTGTGACGGTGGTCGACGAGCCGTGGCGCATCGGCCCGTGGGCCGCCTGCCACCACCCGCAGGCCGTCGCGGGGGCGCTGGCCCTCGTCGGCCATGTGCACCCCTCGGTGCGGCTGTACGGCCGCGGCCGCGACCGGCTGCGCCTGCCGTGCTTCGTGCTCGATTCACGGCAACTGCTGCTGCCTGCCTTCGGCGAGTTCACCGGCGGATGGGAGGTCGAAGCGGCCGACGAGCAGCAGGTGTTCGTCGTCGGCGACGGCGGTGTGTGGAAGTTGCCTTAG
- a CDS encoding alpha/beta hydrolase, whose protein sequence is MPARLSFRRIAALASVVLVALGLQMGCATLDERQRGWIFQPSDRTWSGGLAAAEGMHDVWIAYDSKLEGRPQPVKLHGLWLPQDDPKAPVLLYLHGARYDVRGSAPRMRRMHELGFSVLGVDYRGFGRSSKGLPSEQMAAEDARAAWDWLATQHPQARRFIFGHSLGGAIGVQLAAEVRDEAGLIVEGSFTSIPDVVSTFRWGWLPVSAFITQRFDSAARVAEVGSPLLIVHGSNDSLIPSKLGQTLYEKAREPKRFVLVEGGSHHNTNLVGQAQYRQAMAELFGLSSAP, encoded by the coding sequence ATGCCTGCCCGTCTTTCCTTTCGCCGCATCGCCGCCCTGGCCTCGGTCGTGCTGGTCGCCCTCGGCCTGCAGATGGGTTGCGCCACCCTCGACGAACGCCAGCGCGGCTGGATCTTCCAGCCGAGCGACCGCACCTGGTCGGGCGGCCTGGCCGCCGCCGAGGGCATGCACGACGTGTGGATCGCCTACGACTCCAAGCTCGAAGGCCGGCCCCAGCCGGTGAAGCTGCACGGCCTGTGGCTGCCGCAAGACGACCCCAAGGCGCCCGTGCTGCTCTACCTGCACGGCGCGCGCTACGACGTGCGCGGCAGTGCGCCGCGCATGCGCCGCATGCACGAGCTCGGGTTCTCGGTGCTCGGCGTCGACTACCGCGGCTTCGGCCGCAGCAGCAAGGGCCTGCCGTCGGAGCAGATGGCCGCCGAGGATGCCCGCGCCGCCTGGGACTGGCTGGCCACCCAGCACCCGCAGGCACGCCGCTTCATCTTCGGCCACTCGCTGGGCGGCGCGATCGGCGTGCAGCTCGCGGCCGAGGTGCGCGACGAGGCCGGCCTCATCGTCGAAGGCAGCTTCACCTCCATCCCCGACGTGGTGAGCACCTTCCGCTGGGGCTGGCTGCCGGTGTCGGCGTTCATCACCCAGCGCTTCGACTCGGCGGCGCGCGTGGCCGAGGTCGGCTCGCCGCTGCTGATCGTGCATGGCAGCAACGATTCGCTCATCCCGTCCAAGCTCGGGCAGACGCTTTACGAGAAGGCCCGCGAGCCCAAGCGCTTCGTGCTGGTGGAAGGCGGCTCGCACCACAACACCAACCTGGTGGGGCAGGCGCAATACCGGCAGGCCATGGCCGAGCTGTTCGGGCTGTCGAGTGCCCCGTGA
- a CDS encoding alpha/beta fold hydrolase, whose protein sequence is MTITFSHHQVNGIRMRVAEKGSGPLVVFTHGWPESWYSWRHQLEAVAAAGYRAVAPDMRGYGDTEAPADVSAYTILHLVGDIVELVHTLGDKQAVVVGHDWGAVVAWHCALLRPDLFRAVAGMSVPYAPPGRIDLLSSLDKGGIKTFYMQYFQAPGVAEAELERDVRESLRRVYFSASGDGPEGKGFSVLAPGKGLLDNTVPPDRPLPWLDEADLDHYTGEFTRAGFRGGLNWYRNLRRNWELTMPWRGCPIRQPSLFIAGERDGVLRFPASKAQVEAYPKTLPGLRGCHILPGAGHWIQRERAPEVNALLVDFLKGLAG, encoded by the coding sequence ATGACGATCACCTTCTCGCACCACCAGGTCAACGGCATCCGCATGCGCGTGGCCGAGAAGGGCAGCGGGCCGCTGGTGGTCTTCACCCATGGCTGGCCGGAGAGCTGGTACTCGTGGCGTCACCAGCTGGAGGCCGTGGCCGCGGCCGGCTACCGCGCGGTCGCGCCCGACATGCGCGGCTACGGCGACACCGAGGCGCCGGCCGACGTCTCGGCCTACACCATCCTCCACCTGGTGGGCGACATCGTCGAGCTGGTGCACACGCTCGGCGACAAGCAGGCGGTGGTGGTGGGCCACGACTGGGGCGCGGTGGTGGCGTGGCACTGCGCGCTGCTGCGGCCCGACCTGTTCCGTGCCGTCGCCGGGATGAGCGTGCCCTATGCGCCGCCGGGCCGCATCGACCTGCTGAGCTCGCTCGACAAGGGCGGCATCAAGACCTTCTACATGCAGTACTTCCAGGCGCCCGGCGTGGCCGAGGCCGAGCTGGAGCGCGACGTGCGCGAGAGCCTGCGCCGGGTGTACTTCAGCGCCTCGGGCGACGGGCCCGAAGGCAAGGGCTTCAGCGTGCTGGCCCCTGGCAAGGGGCTGCTCGACAACACCGTCCCGCCCGACCGGCCGCTCCCCTGGCTCGACGAGGCCGACCTCGACCACTACACCGGCGAGTTCACACGTGCCGGCTTCCGCGGCGGCCTCAACTGGTACCGCAACCTGCGCCGCAACTGGGAGCTGACGATGCCCTGGCGCGGCTGCCCGATTCGCCAGCCCTCGCTCTTCATCGCCGGCGAACGTGATGGCGTGCTGCGCTTCCCGGCGTCGAAGGCGCAGGTCGAGGCCTACCCGAAGACACTGCCCGGCCTCCGTGGCTGCCACATCCTGCCGGGCGCAGGGCACTGGATCCAGCGCGAGCGGGCGCCCGAGGTCAATGCACTGCTGGTCGACTTCCTGAAAGGCCTCGCGGGTTAA
- a CDS encoding AraC family transcriptional regulator: MHMQREGFLYAGLIAEIASQRHSVLLYVALDEREFGIETGGGTLRASAALVGPGVRKRILGRPQLAVLDVSPTHPDYPAFAQAASESAAPWPREHFEPLMPALHEFRAGRMRVDEADRLYAQMVALAVKRLPATRPVDPRVREVMKLLRENRRRSLDELAEAVCLSKDWLVHLFQREAGISLRKYEQTIKLHAAAAFVNRGVSMTQVAAIAGFADSAHFSKMWKQHYGLPPNRMFSGHEYVTVDPLHA; the protein is encoded by the coding sequence ATGCACATGCAGCGCGAAGGTTTTCTGTATGCCGGCCTGATCGCCGAGATCGCCAGCCAGCGCCACTCGGTGCTGCTCTACGTCGCGCTCGACGAGCGCGAGTTCGGCATCGAGACCGGCGGCGGCACGCTGCGCGCCTCGGCCGCCCTCGTCGGCCCGGGCGTGCGCAAGCGCATCCTCGGGCGGCCGCAGTTGGCGGTGCTCGACGTCTCGCCCACCCACCCCGACTACCCGGCGTTTGCGCAAGCGGCGAGCGAATCGGCAGCGCCCTGGCCGCGTGAGCATTTCGAGCCGCTGATGCCGGCGCTGCACGAGTTCCGCGCCGGCCGCATGCGGGTGGACGAGGCCGATCGTCTCTACGCGCAGATGGTGGCGCTGGCCGTGAAGCGACTGCCGGCCACGCGGCCGGTCGACCCGCGCGTGCGCGAGGTGATGAAGCTCCTGCGCGAGAACCGCCGTCGCTCGCTGGACGAGCTGGCCGAGGCGGTGTGCCTGTCGAAGGACTGGCTGGTGCATCTCTTCCAGCGCGAGGCCGGCATCTCGCTGCGCAAGTACGAGCAGACGATCAAGCTGCATGCCGCCGCCGCGTTCGTGAACCGCGGCGTGAGCATGACCCAGGTCGCGGCCATTGCGGGCTTCGCCGATTCGGCGCATTTCTCCAAGATGTGGAAGCAGCACTACGGGCTGCCGCCCAACCGCATGTTCTCGGGTCATGAATACGTGACGGTCGATCCGTTGCACGCCTGA
- a CDS encoding alpha/beta hydrolase domain-containing protein: protein MKTFIHRAQRALAAACLAAGAASALAAVPQAAIQPAPVGGHFLDRSAALNPQGYTDREFWISGLARTYRASSTLRSDGRWSAYVYSSSTPYNTPLLVRRPSDPARFNGIVILEWLNVSSGYVLDIDWANSREEFIRQGYAYVGLTNQKTGLEGSKEKNPSRYAQGNLPNDDISYDILSQTAKAIRDQYGVLLGGLVPNKIFATGHSQSAIRLVTYANAIQPLERVIDGFVIHGRGNSGFKLSSGDFRDTPSSTVIRADASHPVFQLQAEMDVNSQSETSKAVDGPKVRYWEVAGSTHTDEYMLTSLQEVSTRPRVVCDKPANRMPFYRVQNAVYSHLVRWSVNGVLPPTAPRITRSTLLGRIQRDSYGNALGGLRLPEIDVPIATYGLDNSTSSSEFLDRFACTTCGSTTPFTATRLSSLYSSRDDYYNKYKAAADRALQAGYLLPADHAKALAEARIAPIPR from the coding sequence ATGAAGACTTTCATCCACCGCGCACAGCGTGCGCTGGCGGCCGCATGCCTTGCAGCGGGCGCCGCATCGGCGCTGGCCGCCGTGCCGCAGGCGGCCATCCAGCCCGCCCCCGTCGGCGGCCACTTCCTCGACCGCAGCGCCGCCCTCAACCCGCAGGGCTACACCGACCGCGAGTTCTGGATCTCGGGCTTGGCCCGCACCTACCGTGCGTCGAGCACCTTGCGCTCCGACGGCAGGTGGAGCGCCTACGTCTACTCGAGCAGCACGCCGTACAACACGCCGCTGCTGGTGCGCCGCCCGAGCGACCCGGCCAGGTTCAACGGCATCGTGATCCTCGAGTGGCTCAACGTCAGCTCGGGCTACGTGCTCGACATCGACTGGGCCAACTCGCGCGAGGAGTTCATCCGCCAGGGTTACGCCTACGTGGGCCTCACCAACCAGAAGACCGGCCTCGAAGGCTCGAAGGAGAAGAACCCCTCGCGCTATGCGCAAGGCAACCTGCCCAACGACGACATCTCCTACGACATCCTCTCGCAGACGGCCAAGGCCATCCGCGACCAGTACGGCGTGCTGCTCGGCGGCCTCGTGCCCAACAAGATCTTCGCCACGGGGCACTCGCAGTCGGCGATCCGGCTCGTCACGTATGCCAATGCGATCCAGCCGCTCGAGCGCGTGATCGACGGCTTCGTGATCCACGGCCGCGGCAACTCTGGCTTCAAGCTCTCGTCGGGTGACTTCCGCGACACGCCGTCGAGCACCGTGATCCGCGCCGATGCCTCGCACCCGGTGTTCCAGCTGCAGGCCGAGATGGACGTCAATTCGCAGTCCGAGACCTCCAAGGCGGTCGATGGCCCCAAGGTCCGCTACTGGGAAGTGGCCGGCTCCACGCACACCGACGAGTACATGCTGACCAGCCTGCAGGAAGTGAGCACGCGGCCGCGCGTCGTGTGCGACAAGCCGGCCAACCGCATGCCGTTCTATCGCGTGCAGAACGCCGTCTACAGCCACCTCGTGCGCTGGTCGGTCAACGGCGTGCTGCCGCCCACCGCGCCGCGCATCACGCGCAGCACGCTGCTCGGCCGCATCCAGCGTGACAGCTACGGCAACGCCCTCGGCGGCCTGCGCCTGCCCGAGATCGACGTGCCGATTGCCACCTACGGCCTCGACAACTCGACGAGCTCCAGCGAGTTCCTCGACCGTTTCGCCTGCACCACCTGCGGCAGCACCACGCCTTTCACCGCCACGCGCCTGAGCTCGCTCTACTCGAGCCGCGACGACTACTACAACAAGTACAAGGCCGCTGCCGATCGCGCGCTGCAGGCGGGCTACCTGCTGCCCGCCGACCACGCAAAGGCCCTGGCCGAAGCGCGCATCGCCCCGATTCCGCGCTGA
- a CDS encoding carboxylesterase/lipase family protein, whose amino-acid sequence MFQKIGRPRALGAAMAALMSVAACGSGDEGPATLTGTFIDSPVSGLSVQGPQLGARSTDAQGRFSYQTGETLTFAIGNLTLGSAPGAGTLTPLSITGGATAASDPRVANKLILLQTLDADGDLNNGIQITDAIRSVVSAQAATINFDQTTTAFRTSLGPLLSALNAANVFTDLDPRPRSARTAMAALDHFARSTSPRHVVTTTGGQLSGFEANANTWQFLGVPYARPPVGDLRWRPPQPAPAWTGVRHATAWANQSAQDTRLEAIGEGGMSEDSLYLNITAPKNAANLPVMVWFHGGAFAILTGNSKQYNNPESLTTKGVVLVTVNHRLGPFGYLSHPLLSAESGYNGSGNYGQMDLVMALQWVRDNIAAFGGNPGNVTLFGQSGGGGKTYSLMNSPQATGLFHKAIVQSGASPIATTGTVATSLAANEAIGTALFARNNVTTLAQARALPWQAIVQADIDNAIPRETYRPNADYHYLPKTYAQNVTDGMPSDVPLMVGVTSGDYSTLRGALPIFLTQRTPTYQSPQYVYKFSRVPDGWAAMGLLSAHGGELPYLFNFPMGHVSNYSLNLVLLPNGTRPPIGDLNGNGITGTAGDSADVYASMQWGADDVTTVDLLMTMWTNFARTGNPSAGGVSWPAYTVANDTFVEVGPTPTATVRTGLAAAVQ is encoded by the coding sequence ATGTTCCAGAAGATCGGGCGCCCGCGGGCGCTGGGCGCGGCCATGGCGGCGCTGATGTCGGTGGCCGCCTGCGGCTCCGGTGACGAAGGCCCGGCCACCCTCACCGGCACCTTCATCGACAGCCCGGTCTCGGGCCTCAGCGTGCAGGGCCCGCAGCTCGGTGCGCGCAGCACCGATGCGCAGGGCCGCTTCAGCTACCAGACGGGCGAGACCCTCACCTTTGCCATCGGCAATCTCACGCTCGGCTCGGCGCCTGGCGCCGGCACGCTCACGCCGCTGTCGATCACCGGCGGCGCCACGGCGGCGAGCGATCCGCGCGTGGCCAACAAGCTCATCCTGCTGCAGACGCTCGACGCCGACGGCGACCTGAACAACGGCATCCAGATCACCGATGCGATCCGCAGCGTCGTCTCGGCGCAGGCGGCGACGATCAACTTCGACCAGACCACCACCGCCTTCCGCACCAGCCTCGGGCCGCTGCTGTCGGCGCTGAACGCGGCCAACGTCTTCACCGACCTCGACCCGCGGCCTCGCTCGGCCCGCACGGCCATGGCCGCGCTCGATCACTTCGCCCGCTCGACGAGCCCACGCCATGTGGTCACGACCACCGGCGGCCAGCTGAGCGGCTTCGAGGCCAACGCCAACACCTGGCAATTCCTCGGCGTGCCGTATGCGCGCCCGCCGGTCGGCGACCTGCGCTGGCGCCCGCCGCAACCGGCCCCCGCCTGGACCGGCGTGCGCCACGCCACCGCCTGGGCCAACCAGTCGGCGCAGGACACCCGGCTCGAAGCCATCGGCGAAGGCGGCATGAGCGAAGACTCGCTGTACCTCAACATCACCGCACCGAAGAACGCGGCCAACCTGCCGGTGATGGTGTGGTTCCACGGCGGCGCCTTCGCCATCCTCACCGGCAACTCCAAGCAGTACAACAACCCGGAGAGCCTCACCACCAAGGGCGTGGTGCTGGTGACGGTGAACCACCGGCTCGGGCCGTTCGGCTACCTGTCGCACCCGCTGCTCAGCGCCGAAAGCGGTTACAACGGCTCGGGCAACTACGGCCAGATGGACCTGGTGATGGCGCTGCAATGGGTGCGCGACAACATCGCGGCCTTCGGCGGCAACCCGGGCAACGTCACGCTCTTCGGCCAGTCGGGTGGCGGCGGCAAGACCTACTCGCTGATGAACTCGCCGCAGGCCACCGGCCTCTTCCACAAGGCCATCGTGCAGAGCGGTGCGAGCCCGATTGCGACCACCGGCACGGTGGCCACCTCGCTCGCGGCCAACGAGGCCATCGGCACCGCGCTCTTCGCGCGCAACAACGTGACCACGCTCGCACAGGCCCGCGCCCTGCCGTGGCAGGCCATCGTGCAGGCCGACATCGACAACGCCATCCCGCGCGAGACCTACCGCCCCAACGCCGACTACCACTACCTGCCCAAGACCTATGCGCAGAACGTGACCGACGGCATGCCGAGCGACGTGCCGCTGATGGTGGGCGTGACCTCGGGCGACTACAGCACGCTGCGCGGCGCGCTGCCGATCTTCCTGACGCAGCGCACGCCGACCTACCAGTCGCCGCAGTACGTCTACAAGTTCAGTCGCGTGCCCGATGGCTGGGCGGCAATGGGCCTGCTGAGCGCGCACGGCGGGGAGTTGCCGTATCTCTTCAACTTCCCGATGGGCCACGTGAGCAACTACAGCCTCAATCTCGTGCTGCTGCCCAACGGCACCCGCCCGCCCATCGGCGACCTGAACGGCAATGGCATCACCGGCACCGCGGGTGACAGTGCCGACGTCTACGCCTCCATGCAATGGGGCGCAGACGACGTGACCACGGTCGACCTCCTGATGACGATGTGGACCAACTTCGCGCGCACCGGCAACCCGAGCGCCGGCGGTGTGAGCTGGCCGGCCTACACGGTGGCCAACGACACCTTCGTCGAAGTGGGGCCCACGCCCACGGCCACCGTGCGCACCGGGCTCGCGGCGGCGGTGCAGTGA
- a CDS encoding NAD(P)H-binding protein, producing the protein MQTSSTSSDTRPILVTGATGKTGSRIAARLRAMGVPVRAGSRSASPAFDWEAPATWRAALQGTRAVYVCYQPDLAVPAALATVTAFFTLARELGVNKLVLLSGRGEREAEQAEDALRASGVDWTIIRAAWFAQNFSEGLMLEPLLEGELALPVAGVREPFIDVEDIAEIAVAALTTERHRHQLYEVTGPRSMSFAEAVQEIAQASGQPMRYTTVPNEAYRAALAAAQTPPEVTGLVMYLFETLLDGRNERLTDGVQRALGRPARDFSDFARQAAAAGAWKARLAA; encoded by the coding sequence ATGCAGACCTCATCCACTTCTTCCGACACCCGACCCATCCTCGTCACCGGTGCCACCGGCAAGACCGGCAGCCGCATCGCCGCTCGCCTGCGCGCGATGGGCGTGCCCGTGCGTGCAGGCTCGCGCAGCGCCTCGCCTGCCTTCGACTGGGAAGCACCGGCCACCTGGCGCGCGGCCCTGCAGGGCACACGGGCGGTGTACGTGTGCTACCAGCCCGACCTGGCCGTGCCCGCGGCGCTGGCCACGGTCACGGCCTTCTTCACGCTGGCACGTGAACTGGGGGTGAACAAGCTCGTGCTGCTCTCGGGCCGCGGCGAGCGCGAAGCCGAGCAGGCCGAGGACGCGCTGCGCGCCAGCGGCGTCGACTGGACCATCATCCGCGCCGCCTGGTTTGCGCAGAACTTCAGCGAGGGCCTGATGCTCGAGCCGCTGCTCGAAGGCGAGCTCGCCCTGCCGGTGGCCGGCGTGCGCGAGCCCTTCATCGACGTGGAAGACATCGCCGAGATCGCCGTGGCCGCGCTCACCACCGAGCGCCACCGCCACCAGCTCTACGAGGTGACTGGCCCGCGCAGCATGAGCTTCGCTGAAGCCGTGCAGGAGATCGCGCAGGCGAGCGGCCAGCCAATGCGCTACACCACCGTGCCCAACGAGGCCTACCGCGCCGCACTCGCTGCCGCGCAGACGCCGCCCGAGGTGACGGGCCTGGTGATGTACCTCTTCGAGACCCTGCTCGACGGCCGCAACGAGCGTTTGACCGACGGTGTGCAGCGCGCGCTTGGCCGCCCGGCGCGCGACTTCAGCGACTTCGCGCGCCAGGCCGCGGCGGCTGGCGCCTGGAAGGCACGCCTGGCCGCCTGA
- a CDS encoding TetR/AcrR family transcriptional regulator codes for MSPPLPEDLPTARRQPLQARSQERRDRILAVAEALIAQKGSEPLKMSDVAQEAGISIGSLYQYFPDKRAVIRTLAEKYALECRTHIEAELAEVRDKAGLSAAFSSLLDLYEQMMDSNPVMRDLHAGMQADKLLAELQLDESRAAGALLAAAMMRVFPKADAKKVGTLAFLVWQLGEETMRLALSARRGEAKALIEAYRRMSLRAITNPNDA; via the coding sequence ATGTCCCCACCGCTGCCCGAAGACTTGCCGACCGCCCGCCGCCAGCCCTTGCAGGCGCGCAGCCAGGAGCGCCGCGACCGCATCCTCGCGGTGGCCGAGGCGCTGATTGCGCAGAAGGGCAGCGAGCCGCTGAAGATGAGCGACGTGGCGCAGGAAGCCGGCATCTCGATCGGCTCGCTGTACCAGTACTTCCCCGACAAGCGCGCCGTGATCCGCACGCTGGCCGAGAAGTACGCGCTGGAGTGCCGCACGCACATCGAGGCCGAGCTCGCCGAAGTGCGCGACAAGGCCGGCCTGTCGGCCGCGTTCTCCAGCCTGCTCGACCTTTACGAGCAGATGATGGACAGCAACCCGGTGATGCGCGACCTGCACGCCGGCATGCAGGCCGACAAGCTGCTCGCCGAGCTGCAGCTCGACGAGAGCCGCGCCGCCGGCGCGCTGCTGGCGGCGGCGATGATGCGCGTGTTTCCAAAGGCCGATGCAAAGAAGGTCGGCACGCTCGCCTTCCTTGTGTGGCAGCTCGGCGAAGAGACCATGCGCCTCGCGCTTTCGGCCAGGCGCGGCGAAGCGAAGGCGCTGATCGAGGCCTACCGGCGCATGAGCCTGCGGGCCATCACCAACCCGAACGACGCCTGA
- a CDS encoding DUF1254 domain-containing protein, with amino-acid sequence MPALDADLQAAYVYTFPYYEMARQRFISSEVQRTPVNTFGHRRTLADHTARAVTTPNNDTLYSSAWLDLSAGPLELTVPRMPAGRYWSMQFMDATTSTVALLGSRHEGEGDFKVWIAREGDTTEAPAGMRVLRLATRDVWMLGRIVVDGPHDLPAVQALQDGFRLRAVKAGSAPAGPVAPTAPRGSPTDGANYLAVVNDMLQRSGVPAADQEKLKRWSAFGIGSAAPTPEQGAALTAALPELNAQLRNGAQRAMNASLVRQWSYPNPAIGTFGSDVALRATVALVGLAALPPSEAIYLGAVASHSDKPFHGSQRYRVRVPAQGLEAQAFWSLSMYQVEPDGRLFFVDNPIKRYAVGNRTPGLVKNADGSLDFYVQAQEPADATQKANWLPAPSGPFRMTLRAYLPSPAMLKGEAPLPVVEALP; translated from the coding sequence ATGCCAGCCCTCGACGCGGACCTGCAGGCCGCCTACGTCTACACCTTCCCCTACTACGAGATGGCGCGCCAGCGCTTCATCTCGTCGGAGGTGCAGCGCACGCCCGTCAACACCTTCGGACACCGCCGCACGCTCGCCGACCACACGGCCCGCGCCGTCACGACGCCCAACAACGACACGCTGTACTCCAGCGCCTGGCTCGACCTCTCGGCCGGCCCGCTCGAGCTGACCGTTCCGCGCATGCCCGCGGGTCGCTACTGGTCGATGCAGTTCATGGACGCGACCACCAGCACCGTGGCCCTCCTCGGATCGCGCCACGAGGGCGAAGGCGACTTCAAGGTCTGGATCGCCCGCGAAGGCGACACCACCGAGGCCCCGGCCGGCATGCGCGTGCTGCGCCTGGCCACGCGCGACGTGTGGATGCTCGGCCGCATCGTCGTCGACGGCCCCCACGACCTGCCGGCCGTGCAGGCGCTGCAGGATGGCTTCAGGCTGCGCGCGGTGAAAGCCGGCAGCGCCCCCGCCGGCCCGGTGGCGCCGACCGCGCCGCGCGGCTCGCCGACCGACGGCGCCAACTACCTCGCCGTGGTCAACGACATGCTGCAACGCAGTGGCGTGCCGGCGGCCGACCAGGAGAAGCTCAAGCGCTGGTCGGCCTTCGGCATCGGCAGCGCCGCCCCCACGCCGGAGCAGGGCGCCGCCTTGACGGCCGCCCTGCCCGAGCTCAACGCACAGCTTCGCAACGGCGCACAGCGCGCCATGAACGCGAGCTTGGTCCGGCAGTGGAGCTACCCCAACCCCGCGATCGGCACCTTCGGCTCCGATGTTGCCTTGAGGGCCACCGTGGCCCTGGTCGGGCTGGCGGCACTGCCGCCCAGCGAGGCGATCTACCTCGGCGCCGTCGCGAGCCACAGCGACAAGCCCTTCCATGGCAGCCAGCGCTACCGCGTGCGCGTGCCGGCCCAGGGCCTCGAGGCCCAGGCGTTCTGGTCGCTCTCGATGTACCAGGTCGAGCCCGATGGCCGGCTCTTCTTTGTCGACAACCCGATCAAGCGCTACGCCGTCGGCAACCGCACGCCCGGCCTCGTGAAGAACGCCGACGGCTCGCTCGACTTCTACGTGCAGGCGCAGGAGCCCGCCGACGCCACGCAAAAGGCGAATTGGCTGCCCGCACCGTCCGGCCCCTTCCGCATGACGCTGCGCGCGTACTTGCCCTCGCCAGCGATGCTCAAGGGCGAGGCGCCGCTGCCGGTGGTCGAAGCGCTGCCTTGA
- a CDS encoding toxin-antitoxin system YwqK family antitoxin, with protein sequence MRRFLLTLLALCAVPTLAFARVEDCDIGGQSVNPNNGHTTAGKTGLMRCRDRDTGRLVREEELRDGKFVGLVRFYDDKGELKREHSRNERGNRDGVAREFSGKQLVLEENLRNGSNTGLSRRWDARGTLQRVTFYGDDGREQAYAEFTSQGKLRQLRCAPQPQLAPFADDAAWCGHQRGAGTVTLHAEDGRVTGSLVHERGERRRSEHLHANGKPSEQVESTAEGGTERSFSDSGTKRRERQWVMRDNRRVTTLEREYHESGTLTRERQWKPGDRGSELVLEQQWYLNGQLRSKQAYERDGEQLLRQETRYHDNGRASFEGRWLLASRYDERPRGVHRSFDVDGKLRLERHYDERGRIQREREFDESGKVERDDAVFEDGSRKAFTK encoded by the coding sequence ATGCGACGCTTCCTCCTCACCCTGCTGGCGCTGTGCGCTGTGCCCACCCTGGCCTTCGCCCGTGTCGAAGACTGCGACATCGGCGGCCAGTCGGTCAACCCGAACAACGGCCACACCACCGCCGGCAAGACCGGCCTGATGCGCTGCCGGGACCGCGACACTGGCCGGCTCGTGCGCGAGGAGGAGCTGCGAGACGGCAAGTTCGTCGGCCTCGTGCGCTTCTACGACGACAAGGGCGAGCTCAAGCGCGAGCACAGCCGCAACGAGCGCGGCAACCGTGACGGCGTGGCGCGCGAGTTCAGCGGCAAGCAACTGGTGCTCGAAGAGAACCTGCGCAACGGCAGCAACACCGGCCTGTCGCGACGCTGGGATGCAAGAGGCACGCTGCAGCGCGTGACCTTCTACGGCGACGACGGCCGCGAGCAGGCCTACGCCGAGTTCACCTCGCAAGGCAAGCTGCGGCAACTGCGCTGCGCGCCCCAGCCGCAGCTCGCACCGTTTGCCGACGATGCCGCGTGGTGCGGCCACCAGCGTGGCGCGGGCACGGTGACGCTCCATGCCGAAGACGGCCGCGTGACGGGCAGCCTGGTGCACGAGCGCGGCGAGCGCCGTCGCAGCGAACACCTGCATGCGAACGGCAAGCCGAGCGAGCAGGTCGAGAGCACGGCCGAAGGGGGCACCGAGCGCAGCTTCTCCGACAGCGGCACCAAGCGGCGCGAGCGCCAGTGGGTGATGCGCGACAACCGCCGCGTCACGACGCTGGAACGCGAGTACCACGAAAGCGGCACGCTCACGCGAGAGCGCCAGTGGAAGCCGGGGGATCGCGGCAGCGAGCTGGTGCTGGAGCAGCAGTGGTACCTGAACGGCCAGCTGCGCTCGAAGCAGGCCTACGAACGCGACGGCGAGCAGCTGCTGCGCCAGGAGACGCGGTATCACGACAACGGGCGCGCATCGTTCGAAGGCCGGTGGCTGCTGGCCAGCCGCTACGACGAGCGGCCGCGCGGCGTGCACAGGAGCTTTGATGTCGACGGCAAGCTGCGCCTGGAGCGCCACTACGACGAGCGCGGCCGCATCCAGCGCGAGCGCGAGTTCGACGAGAGCGGCAAGGTGGAGCGCGACGACGCGGTGTTCGAAGACGGCTCGCGCAAGGCGTTCACGAAGTGA